tcaacagagtgagttctaggatatccagggctgttACCCAGAAAAATGctgcctcaaagaaaataaatcaataaatctgaCTTCTGATcttagctgggcatagtggcatatgcctttaatcccagcactaggaggcagaggcaggaaggtctctgtgagttcaaggtgagCTTGGTCTATAGTgggttccaggttagccagggctacataatgagatcctgtctcaaaaacaaaacccaaccaaacccTGACTTCTGATTGGTAAGGGCTGAGGGGCTAAAGGCGGACCACTCATCTCTCCAGATCGGTGGCTAGGGGAGCAAAGCAGCCactctggtttgttttgtttgagacagggtctctatgtctGTTCACTTTGACGTTAAactcctggcaatcctcctgcttcagcctcctaaatgCCAAGGTTATAAGTGTGACGTCATACCCACCCTGATCCAAAGTGGTTTTAAAGACAGAACAAACTGATGAACTGGAAGTCAGAGGTGACTTTTTAAGCTTCACGCCGTAATCTAAGTTTGGAAAGTAATTAAGTATCTATAATTATAAAAAGTATGTTTCTAGAAGCTGACTGTGGTGTAAAAGTAGTAGCTAGCATTTAAGTTTCACCTTCTTGATCTGCTCAACGACCACCGAAGCTATCCTGTCGAGCAGCGGAGTGCTGAGGTAGTTAGTTTTGGAAAGGAAAGATGCGATCTTGGCGACATTGCTGTGATCGATCTCATCCATAAAGCGCTGCAAAGCGGTGATTGATTCTTCAACCAGGGACTCATGAAGCCACTCTCCCTTCACAGACTTAAGCTCCTCCCACAGTAGATCCAAGCTGGTGCTCTGCTGCAGCCGGCGATGGCCCCAGTGATCCAGTTTTTGAAGGAGGTCCAGTTGCTTCCCAGCAGTGCTAGCCGAGCACAGGTGATCATTCTGAATCCAGCGCATGAGACACACTACCAAATCACTCAGTTCCCTGAAGTCGCACTGTGGTAAAACTGTCTCAGTTCGGGACAGGGCTGTTTCGTTGAGGTGAGGATATGGAAGCATGGAGAGAGCAGAGACCAGAACGGAAACCTCGCTGGGTGTGACACTAGCTTCCAAACGACTACCAtgtagaggaaaaaggaggaaaaaaacaaagaacataatcaacacaccagcaacaacaaaaagcaccCAAAGTACATGGAGTAAAATAGTGTTACACAACTGCTCTTGACAGGTGAGGTGGCTTTAGAAAGCCACTTCATTTAAGACTTATTCACAGGGGACAGGTCTCAAGTGGTCACTAAGAAAAGGCTAAGGTGACATAACCATCCTTCAAACATTTTtatgcaaacaaaaacaaaaacaaaaaagaaccacacacacaaacacacaaacaaacaaacaaaacaccatcaAGGGAAGAAGGGGTCAGCATCAGAACAGTGCCCAGTGCTGATGCAGGAGAGTCTGAGCTCCGTGACTGCATAACCATTAGGAGCTGCTGTGACCTTTAGTCCGTGGCATGGAGGATCCTCAATATCACCAGTTCAATTCCCTTCTTAGTTATGTGCACAGGACATACAGCCTTAAGTCactggcagacagacacacatactcactgggagacagacagacagacaaacacccaACCTCACTCTCTTtcgtttcatttttgtttcttgagacagggtttctttgtagaaccctggctgtcctagaacttgctttgtagaccaggctggcctcgaactcacaagagatccacctgcctctacctcctgagtgctgggattaaaggtgtgtgcccccacTTCAAGAACAGTAATTGTTAAACAACAAATTAAGAACTGGCCActtggttgggggtttagctcagcggtagagtgcttgcctagcaagcgcaaggccctgggttccgtccccagctccggaaaaaaaaaaaaaaaaaaaagaactggccaCTTTAAGGCACCTGTACGTTTGGAAGTAAAGAAGAAATGATCCAATCACATTAAATTCAAAACTGGGTTGCTATAATTCTATTATTTGTGGTTTTTGGAGTTCTGAAATCCTATCtagaaagaacaaagaacaaacacagaacacacacacacacacacacacacacacacacacacacacacacacacaccactgattgcttggaaaataaaataaacataatacTCCAGGCTAGTCACAGTGCATTGGTAAAGACAATCTCATTTGCTATTAGTAAACTTAGACATTGAAGTTAGTAATATTTCACTTTAGCCCAGTCAAATTAATGGAAAACTGTGTAACTTCCAAATTAGAGCACAGTGTTACATATCCAGAGAAAATAAGGTAATGTTTAGTTACTAATGTAACTAAACTGTAAAAACTGTATGAAAAAATGCTCTTTTATTAACGTTACTGCTATATGCTTGTTTAGTTGTTTAGTGGAGATCACACTCAGGGTTCACATAATGCTACAACAGCATGCTAGGTATAACCCAGACCTTAGGAATTCAGTAATAAGCCATTCGGTTTTATCCAGAAAATTCCAGCTACGTGGATAGATTCTGAAATGAAATGTTAGTTTAACCCTTTATTTTTTCAATACTTAGATCTTACCTGAGAAGTACTTCTCTGAGTTTCATAAAAAGCTCCTTACTTTGGAAGTGTAGGAATGTCAGCGCTTGTATTATCTTCAATAGCTCTACTGATTTACAGTTATCCAAATGTCTGTACAGGACAGACACGATCCTGAAAAGAACACAGTCGAAACAAGCCGTTCGCTTACTTGCTAAGCAGCTGCTAGACAGACCACGCCACACTCTATGTTGAGGATCGGTAAAATGACCTCATTGTCTGTTTTTACAGAACTCTCTCAGGACGTTCATGGAAACATAAATGACTAAAATAAAGAACAATCAGGAAGAGTAAATTAAAAAAGGGGAGGAAAGCACAGCTGTAGGAGTAGGAAGGtcactcagcagttaggagcactggctgtttagtaagacctgggttcagttcccagcgcccacatggtggctcacagtgatCTGGatctctagtttcaggggatccaacgaCTTCTGGCCTTGGccagtaccaggcatgcatatgacacaaatacatatatgcaagtCAAACAGTCAACACATCATTCTTTTacatagtattttttaaaagaccatagctctacaagagagagagagagagagagagagagagagagagagagagagagagagagagaacacctcaCAGAGCAGGCATCAAATTTCACATCCTGTTGCCAAGAACAGTTTTATCTGAGTTATTAACAATTAGCAACACTAATCTCATTTTCTTCCATAATCTTCTGGCCCTCatgagagaggaggaggatgaggatgaggaggaagaggaggaggaggaggaggatgaggaggaggaggaggaagatgaggaggatgaggaggaggatgaggaggaggagtatgaggaggatgaggaggaggatgaggaggaggggatgataaggaggaagagggggataaggaggaggaggagggagaggaggaggaggaggaagaggaggaagaggaggataaggaggaagaggaagaagaggatgaggaggaagaggaggagggaaaagtgatgagaaatgaaacagaggagcTGTCACTAAAGAGAcatatgataaagaaaaattaaacatatGCAATTTGAAcgggttttctttccttcttaaatcTCATGTTACCAATAAGCTATGACATTACAGGCGACAGTGAGATGAGTCCCCATGGAAGCTTCTGGAGACACAGAGCCCTTGCTCTATGCACTGTGGCGCTCTGCTCCAGTCTAACAGCAGcagtaaaggaaagaaaaaaccgCTGTCAACAACCGCTGTCCCTGCTCTGAAATCCCCAGCGGGAACATAGCAATGTCTTAAGCGGTCATTCCTTATTACTTCAAAACACTCAAACACTAGTATTCCtgtcagaaaaagaagaaaagatacttATGACTGACAACTAAACTTAGCACCAGCAACTTCAGGAAAGACTACTTTTTAATCAAGTGTGAGTCTCTGCTTTCCATGTCTTCCATTGCTCCCAACACAGTCAGCGCTTGCTGGCTGCTCAGCTCCTCTGACAGCAGCAGTATAGTTGATTTAAgcctaaaaacaaaaataaatactttttaacgTTAGAGAACTAGCTTTCAGTTTGTTTTAGTGAGCAGTTTTGGGGATACCCAATAGAAAACTACAAATCCCTCTTCTATGGAGGTCTTGGAAGTCCTGCTTAAGGGAAAGGGCTCATCACACGTATCTACGGATCACTACCGTTcctgggctggggaaatggctcagcaggtaagtgtgtgtactactcttgcagaagactcaagcttggctcccagcacccgTTTTAggaggttcacaaccacctgtacctccagctcTAGGGAGTTACGATGCTACAGGACACTGAAGGCTGCTGCATTCCCACACGCTAATACCCACAGacatatacaattaaaaatatcttaaaagacTCCTATAATTCTGAAACATTCCATGTACTTATGCTGAGTAGGGGAATCTTATGCACTGCAAAACTCTAGCCTCAGACCTGGGCAGGGAGAACCTAATGATATTTGTGTATGAATTCAATACCTTACTCATCTTCTACCAATATCTCCATTTTTTAGGATACTGACCAAAGTATCATAAATATTCCTATGTATATAACATCCAACCAAATGCCACGCAGAGATCTATACTCCAGAtatttgggaggctgaaacagATTCAAGTGTTCAAGACTTGCCAGAGCAACTTAGTGAAATTGTCTCCACATAAAAAGTAAATAGGTAAGAGTGCTTGTCGAGTATGTGGAAGACCCTAGGTTCACCTCATagcaccacaacaacaacaacaacaacaacaacaacaacaacaacagctaaGTATTCCAAATATGGGTATCTAAACCAATGTcctatgaaaacagaaattattaaGAGATGAGTCAGCTCAAACTCACTCAAGCCTGGTGCTGGAGGGCTACACACACCTAAGTGCTTCTATTTTgcttgatggtgtgtgtgtgtgtgtgtgtgtgtgtgtgtgtgtgtgtgtgtgtgtcctgttttgcagccctggctggcgTGGGACTCCCtctataacccaggctagcctcaaactcacagtcagGCACCACTACACCCAAAGAAGTATgtgcttccttattttttttttaattactgctAATAGTTTTCTATTTCAATATACCCaggtatattcttttggtaaAATCATTTCTAATAATAAACTATTTGTTCCAGAACTGGAATATGTATTTATAACACATGTTACATTAAcattgccttagttagggttttggtgataaaacatcatggccaaaagcaacctggggactTTCACAGTGAATATGATAAAGTAATGGTGCAGCATGATGGTGAATAGGATGAAGTAATGGTGCACCATGATGGTGAATATAAATGAGGTAATGCTGCACCATGATGGTGAATAGGATGAAGTAATGGTGCACCATGATGGTGAATATAAATGAGGTAATGCTGCACCATGATGGTGAATATGGTAAAGTAATGGTGCACCATGATGGTGAATATAAATGAGGTAATGGTGCACCATGCTGGTAAATATGGTGAAGTAATGGTGTACCATGATGCACTGTTTAGACTGCTATGGCCTAAATAGCCTAATCTCTTCTGCTGGGTCACGAGTCTTATGCTTCTGTGCAAACCTAGGAAGGACTAACCAAAATACTGAGGCGGTGCCTCATCTTCGATCTTGGTCCACTGTTGGGGACACAGTAGTCTAAAGGTTGGAAAGGCAAATGAAAGTCAGAAGAATCAAAGAACAGAGGGTCATGGGTAATTTCCCCTTGCACAGCAGAGCCGGGGATGTGAAGACTCTAGCATGAGAAGCCAAGCATTGTAAAGTGAGCTTACTGTTTCCTTATCTCAGGCCTGGCCACCGGCCCCAGCGCAGCAAACAGTCTGACGAAGCTTTCAGGATGGTCAGAAGGGAGGCTCAGCTCAGCCAGCCTCCCTCGAGCCACCTCGATAAATTCAAAGCTGTGGAACTGTAGAGACTGATACAGACTAAGGATTCGACTGATGGACTCCAAGTCAAGATGGCTCACATTTCTGATGAACACTTGATTGCACCTCTCTAACAGTGGGTAGTGACTGTGCTTGACATTCCGAAGGAACAGTAGTATCCTCCTTGCAATGTTGACCTTGGAAGAATCTACAGTGTCAAAAAGAAGTTCTGCTCTGGTCAGCAGTCGTTCTTGAAAGCACGGTGATATTAAAGAAGAAATGCTGACCATCAAGACAGACAAGGCCCTGAAGGAGAAAAAAGATACGCATCTTGAGATCACTAACGAAAATGGTCAATTCTAAATTAAATAACTAGATATGGCAAGAAAGTGGCAAGCATATTGTTTTATGCCATAAATTGTCTCacccatttattcattttttcccctACCACCGTGAGAAACAGTCGTCTGGCTCTGACTCGGGAATATCATGTCTTCTGCTGCTACTTGCGAAGACATGAGAGATGGCTGGGGACATGGCAGGCGAACTTGGTAAGTTAAAAACCTGagatgcgggctggagagatggctcagcggttaagagcacccgactgctcttccagaggtcatgagttcaattcccagcaaccacatggtggctcacaaccatctgtaaagagatccgatgccctcttctggtgtatctgaagacagctacagtgtacttatatataataaatgaataaatctttaaaaaaaaaaaaaaaaaaaacctgagatgCTTCAGAGAGCTCAATACCAAGCAGCTTTTGCCATCGCTGTTTTACAGATGGGGATGATGAGCTTACAAGAGATGCATTTACAATGATGACTGACACAGGTCTCTATCTGCACCCAAAGTCTGCACCTGCACGCCCACACAACGCTCCCAACCAGAGGTACCTTAAGTCCTGTATGGCTTCCAGTTTCCTATTCACAATGTCAGCTATTTTTCCCATTAATGGACTAAAATACAAGTGCTGATCGGCCAGGCAAGTGGAAAATATTGACAGCACATTAATATCGAACCTATTGAAAGAAATGCAAGTGAGATCATTAGTGCCGATAAGAACACATGATTTGGTTgtgaaataaaagcaacaaaaatGCTAACGCAGTACTCACACATGAAAACCAGCATGTGCCCAGCATGTGCCCAGCATGTGCAGGCAAGGCCCCGAGTTTGGGTTGAGCCTCAAcattacaaaaaaataaagaacaacagATGTGGTATACACATTTGAGAGGAGTGAGGGGTATGTTTTgaggagtatttttttttaaagatttgtttatttattatatttaagtacactgtagctatcttcagacacaccagaagagggcatcagatctcattacagatggttgtgagccaccacgtggttgctgggatttgaactcaggacctatagAAGAGCAGTCTTAagagtgctcttaatcattgggccatctctccagccccgaggggTATATTTTGAATATGGTTAAAACACACTGTATGAGATTCTTGAAGAATACAaacactatattttaaaaaatcaaattttccaAGAGGAGTTGATTATTATTATAAAAGTACCAAAacaatgatactttttttttctttttcttttttctttttttttggagctggggaccgaacccagggctaccgctgagctaagtccccaactcCAACAACGATACTTTTAAAGTTCAGTACATTAGAAAGATTTAAAAGAGAATCACTCAAAACTACTTTAGTTTTACTTGTTAACTTTTTTAGGAGCCATGGAATGCTGACTCATTTGCATATTAGCAAATAAAAGTTCTAtgaaaatttttagaatttaagcaTAGGAAAAAGGATCCAGTCTCTTTGAGTGAATGGCAAGACAAAAAAGGAGTGTtaaatgttttgatatttttctttccctttcttttctgttttgtgagTTCTGCAGAGCAAACCCCGGGGCTTATCCACACTTTGGCAAGCATGCTAACATTAAGCTACATTCTCCGTGACTAGGCTTTAATGTGTagccagtgtttgttttgtttactaaaagcacgagagatggctcagtggtatatactgctcttccagggattcCAACTTGGCTTTCCAGCATTCACATCAGGTGGCTCCTGACAAGctgttaactccagctccaggggatccgataccctcctctggcctctgcaggcacctgcacacacgtgcacatatccTCCTacccaacacacatacaaataaattttaaaatataaaacaaaaaacatacttTTCAACATAAGGAAATTCATAGCAGCACAACACATAATAACCAAAACTGCAGACAATCCAGGTCCGTccatctgtccctccctccttccctccctccttccttcctcccccaacccccatgattgctttcttcttcctcccaagtgggattgaggcatcctcatttgggtccttctgcttgttaaccttcttgagccCTGTGGGCtgtgtcctgggtattctgtacttttctggctaatacccacttattagtgagtacataccatgcacatccttttgtgtctgagttacctcgctcaggatagtttctagttccatccatttgcctgaaatgtATCCGACAGCATAGAACCTGAAGcttacttcttttcctttccctttctcagtgAAGTCAAATTTATTGAGAGCAATATAAAACAAGCAAAGACGGAAAGGGACCATTTAGCAGGGACAGACACTGGCTAGAGGCTTGCTTTCTTTAGGAAGCTCAATTTGAGGCTGACTATAATCTGTGGTCACTGCCCACTCACAGAAACCAAGTGGCAGGAAACCAGGCATGCTCAACAGtgtcagccccccccccccccattccacCCAATTGCtgtctttcctttcattcttccaTAGCCCTGCAATCTAGGGAtattctgttgctgttgttgttgttgttgacactTATTTATTCCGTGcgtttgggtgttttgtctgtagtaTGACTGTGCAGTATGAGTGTGGTAGTTTTGCCTGTGGAAGCCCGAGGAAGCTTC
This Rattus norvegicus strain BN/NHsdMcwi chromosome 3, GRCr8, whole genome shotgun sequence DNA region includes the following protein-coding sequences:
- the Fastkd1 gene encoding FAST kinase domain-containing protein 1, mitochondrial isoform X1, with the translated sequence MGKIADIVNRKLEAIQDLRALSVLMVSISSLISPCFQERLLTRAELLFDTVDSSKVNIARRILLFLRNVKHSHYPLLERCNQVFIRNVSHLDLESISRILSLYQSLQFHSFEFIEVARGRLAELSLPSDHPESFVRLFAALGPVARPEIRKQLKSTILLLSEELSSQQALTVLGAMEDMESRDSHLIKKIVSVLYRHLDNCKSVELLKIIQALTFLHFQSKELFMKLREVLLSRLEASVTPSEVSVLVSALSMLPYPHLNETALSRTETVLPQCDFRELSDLVVCLMRWIQNDHLCSASTAGKQLDLLQKLDHWGHRRLQQSTSLDLLWEELKSVKGEWLHESLVEESITALQRFMDEIDHSNVAKIASFLSKTNYLSTPLLDRIASVVVEQIKKIHPFSVLAIILPFSILNYDPPQKDEFFGACVQCCNSYLGTLDPGTLVFLGFSMATLEYFPEDLLKKMFNIEFLARLDSQLEILPSSLSARIQFRLMELNRAVCLECPELQVPWFHDRFCQRQFNKDTGVMNGAQQQIYKMLAEVLGGHRYVKPSTLSPYYHTVDFECILDKRKKPLPYESHSVTPGKSPGVHGDSNTSRAEPRLPPEAERIAIEFLDVRAFCSNILHLKGKSAMKKRHLEILGYRVIQVPYFEWNSMAMSTKDTRMDYLREQIFGAGRS
- the Fastkd1 gene encoding FAST kinase domain-containing protein 1, mitochondrial, translating into MFRLRGVSLLSWRAFPFRPFSCESLIVQMQNCADEEQVFDLIERNKATLSEQQVGCAFNVLWQFQKQKTILEKNVERVRNHPQFLSLCSVTTDHIPAMSDVTLVDVLYSIKQFAVESHHPLIEALVTEGWRRLERFDINVLSIFSTCLADQHLYFSPLMGKIADIVNRKLEAIQDLRALSVLMVSISSLISPCFQERLLTRAELLFDTVDSSKVNIARRILLFLRNVKHSHYPLLERCNQVFIRNVSHLDLESISRILSLYQSLQFHSFEFIEVARGRLAELSLPSDHPESFVRLFAALGPVARPEIRKQLKSTILLLSEELSSQQALTVLGAMEDMESRDSHLIKKIVSVLYRHLDNCKSVELLKIIQALTFLHFQSKELFMKLREVLLSRLEASVTPSEVSVLVSALSMLPYPHLNETALSRTETVLPQCDFRELSDLVVCLMRWIQNDHLCSASTAGKQLDLLQKLDHWGHRRLQQSTSLDLLWEELKSVKGEWLHESLVEESITALQRFMDEIDHSNVAKIASFLSKTNYLSTPLLDRIASVVVEQIKKIHPFSVLAIILPFSILNYDPPQKDEFFGACVQCCNSYLGTLDPGTLVFLGFSMATLEYFPEDLLKKMFNIEFLARLDSQLEILPSSLSARIQFRLMELNRAVCLECPELQVPWFHDRFCQRQFNKDTGVMNGAQQQIYKMLAEVLGGHRYVKPSTLSPYYHTVDFECILDKRKKPLPYESHSVTPGKSPGVHGDSNTSRAEPRLPPEAERIAIEFLDVRAFCSNILHLKGKSAMKKRHLEILGYRVIQVPYFEWNSMAMSTKDTRMDYLREQIFGAGRS